A window from Fragaria vesca subsp. vesca linkage group LG5, FraVesHawaii_1.0, whole genome shotgun sequence encodes these proteins:
- the LOC101311191 gene encoding protein MOTHER of FT and TF 1-like, giving the protein MAVSVDPLVVGRVIGDVVDMFVPTVNMSVYFGSKHVTNGCDIKPSIAVSPPKVTFSGHPGELYTLVMTDPDAPSPSEPSMREWVHWILADIPGGTNPIRGKEILPYVGPRPPVGIHRYILVLFQQKAPMGLVEQPPTRAHFNTRYFAAQLDLGLPVSTVYFNAQKEPANRRR; this is encoded by the exons ATGGCCGTCTCCGTTGATCCTTTGGTCGTCGGCCGCGTGATCGGCGATGTGGTCGACATGTTTGTCCCGACTGTGAACATGTCTGTTTACTTTGGTTCAAAGCATGTCACCAATGGCTGTGACATCAAACCCTCCATCGCCGTCAGCCCTCCCAAGGTGACCTTCTCCGGTCACCCCGGCGAGCTTTACACCCTG GTCATGACTGATCCCGATGCCCCGAGCCCAAGCGAGCCTAGCATGCGAGAATGGGTTCACTG GATCCTGGCTGATATCCCTGGAGGAACAAATCCTATTAGAG GAAAAGAGATACTTCCCTATGTCGGACCAAGGCCGCCGGTGGGGATTCACCGTTACATTTTGGTGTTGTTTCAGCAGAAGGCGCCAATGGGTCTCGTCGAGCAACCGCCGACGAGAGCCCATTTCAACACTCGCTATTTCGCAGCGCAGCTTGACCTAGGCCTGCCCGTGTCCACCGTGTATTTTAATGCACAGAAGGAGCCGGCCAACCGGAGGCGTTGA
- the LOC101311763 gene encoding myb-related protein 308-like, with protein MRKPCCEKKTTNKGAWSKQEDEKLTQYIQKHGEGSWRSLPVAAGLLRCGKSCRLRWVNYLRPDLKRGNFGEDEEDLIIKLHALLGNRWSLIAGRLPGRTDNEVKNYWNTHLRRKLMHLGIDPNNHRIGHNICLNKQVNHPCKSANSQANNDDADDSDDPLLDSTSSGPESNISCSLPDLNLDLTIGLPWSL; from the exons ATGAGGAAACCTTGCTGTGAGAAGAAGACGACCAATAAGGGAGCATGGTCGAAGCAAGAAGATGAGAAGCTCACTCAATACATTCAAAAACACGGCGAAGGAAGCTGGCGCTCTCTTCCCGTCGCTGCAG GGTTGCTCCGTTGTGGAAAGAGTTGCAGACTGAGGTGGGTAAATTATCTAAGGCCAGACCTGAAACGTGGCAACTTTGGTGAAGATGAAGAGGACCTCATCATCAAGCTCCATGCACTTCTAGGGAACAG GTGGTCGCTAATTGCTGGAAGATTGCCCGGCCGGACCGACAATGAAGTGAAGAATTACTGGAATACTCATCTAAGGAGAAAGCTCATGCATTTGGGAATTGACCCCAACAACCATCGCATAGGACACAATATTTGCCTCAACAAGCAGGTTAATCATCCATGTAAATCAGCAAACTCACAAGCAAATAACGATGATGCAGACGATTCCGATGATCCATTGCTGGATTCCACAAGTTCCGGCCCCGAAAGCAACATAAGTTGTTCTTTGCCTGACTTGAATCTTGATCTCACAATTGGCCTTCCATGGTCCCTGTAA